GCATCTGGTCGAGGACGCGGCGGCCGCGGGCGTCGAACTGCTGCCGGGCCTGGGCGATCTGGAGCCGGAGTGCGGATGTGGAGCCTGGGACCACTGCGGGCACACGGCGGCGCTCTGCTACCAGGTGGCGCGACTGCTGGACCAGGACCCGTTCGTCCTGCTCCTGATGCGGGGACGCGACGAAGCGACCCTGCTGAATGATCTCCAGTCGCGCAGCGGCACGTCCGCCGCGGAGCGTCCCGGCCAGGAGGGCGTGGACGCGGCCGAGGCGTACGCGGCCGGCGACATCCTGCCTCCGCTGCCGCCCCTGCCCGAACTCCCCGACGAGCCGGGGGTACCGCCGTCGCTGGACGCCGAGACGCCGCCCGCTCCGGGCATCGACCCGGCCGCGCTTGAGTTCCTGGCCGCGCGGACCGCCGTCCAGGCGCACCGACTGCTCGCGGAGTCACTCCGGGACGCGGCCGAACGCGACGCTCCCAGCGAGGATCTGACGGTCTCGGAAGACGCCGTACGGCTGGCCGCGGGCGAGCCCGGGCCGGTGGTGGCGGACCGTCTGGCCGAGGGGTCGGGGCGTGGCCGGGAGGGGCTGGCAGCGGCGGCCCGTGCCTGGCGCCAGGGCGGTACGACCGCGTTGTCCGTGCTCGACGAGGAGTGGAAGGTCGAGGGCGAGAAGCTCGCACGCGCGCGTGCCGCCCTGGAGTCGGCCTGGGACGCGGACGAGCGGCCGGAGCTGCGGGCGCGGGGCAACCGCTGGACGGTCGTCGGCGCGCCGGTCCAGCTGCGCCTCGGCCGGGACGGCCGGTGGTGGCCGTACCACAAGGAACGCGGCCGCTGGCTACCCGCGGGAGGCGCCGCGCAGGATCCGGCGACGGCACTGACGTCGGCGCAGCTCGCCGCCGGAGACGGAGCCGCTCTGAGCTCAGGGCAGTAGCTCGCCGGTGTCCAGGGACGGGAGGAGCGATTCGAGGTCGTTCGGCAGGTCGCTCGGCAGCTGGCTGGGAAAGCCCGAGGGCAGCAGGGTCGGCAGCTTGCTGGGTAACTCGGTGGGCAGCTCCGTGGGCATGCCGAAGGACGGAGCGGACGTGCCGCTCGTGCTCTCGGTGGGCAGCTCCGTGGGCATGCCGAAGGACGGAGCGGACGTGCCGCTCGTGCTCTCGGCGGGCGGCTCCCGGTCCGGCGAATCGTCGCTTCCCCTGGCCATCAACACCACGAGGAACACGGCTGCGACGGCCACGAGTACGGCGAGCAGGATGAGCACGGGGTTCCGGCGGCGGGGAGGCCCGGGCGGACGAGGCGGTACGGGCGGCATGGCCATACCGACCAGAATCGCCGCACACCGCCCAAGGCGGGAAGGGCGCACGGAAGTTGATACGCGTTCATGGCGTGGACCGCACGATTCCGGAGCAGGGACGCTGATTCCGGAGCATGACGGACCGTGATCCCGGAGCATGACGGACGCTGGTTCCGGAGCTTGTCGGCCCCGTCGGCCGGTCACGCACCCCGTGACCGGCCGACGTCCCGCACGCGCGCGCGCTCAGCCGCGTGCCCCCAGCAGGTGGTCCATCGCCAGCTGGTCCAGACGCTCGAAGGCCATGCCGCGGGCGGCGGCCGCCTCGACGTCGAAGGCCTCGAAGGCCGACCGGTCGGCGAGCAGGGCCTGGAGGCCGTCCGCGGCGGTGGGCTGGGCCAGCTCGTCCAGGCGGGCCGCGCGCAGGGCCTCCTGGACCTCCGGGTCGGCGCGGAAGGCGGCGGCGCGCTCCTTGAGGATGAGGTAGTTGCGCATGCAGCCGGCCGCCGAGGCCCACACCCCGTCGAGGTCCTCGGTCCGCGGCGGCTTGAAGTCGAAGTGCCGCGGGCCGGTGTAGCCGGCCGACTCCAGCAGGTCGACCAGCCAGAACGCCGCCCGCAGGTCACCGGCGCCGAAGCGCAGGTCCTGGTCGTACTTGATGCCGGACTGGCCGTTGAGGTCGATGTGGAACAGCTTGCCCGCCCACAGGGCCTGCGCGATGCCGTGCGGGAAGTTGAGCCCGGCCATCTGCTCGTGCCCGACCTCGGGGTTGACGCCGTACAGCTCCGGACGCTCCAGGCGCTCGATGAACGCCAGGGCGTGGCCGACGGTCGGCAGCAGGATGTCGCCGCGCGGCTCGTTCGGCTTGGGCTCGATCGCGAAGCGCAGGTCGTAGCCCTGGGAGGTGACGTACTCGCCGAGCAGGTCGAAGGCCTCCTTCATCCGGTCCAGGGCCACGCGGACGTCCTTGGCGGCGCCCGACTCGGCGCCCTCCCGGCCGCCCCAGGCCACGTACACCTGAGCGCCGAGCTCGACAGCGAGGTCGATGTTGCGGATGGTCTTGCGCAGCGCGTAGCGGCGCACGGCACGGTCGTTGGCGGTGAACGCGCCGTCCTTGAAGACCGGGTGCGTGAAGAGGTTGGTGGTGGCCATCGGGACCTTCATGCCCGTGGCGTCCAGCGCCTGCCGGAAGCGCTTGATGTGGGCCTCGCGCTCGGTGTCACTCGAGCCGAACGGGATCAGGTCGTCGTCGTGGAAGGTGACGCCGTGGGCGCCGAGCTCGGCCAGTCGCTGCACCGTCTCGACCGGGTCGAGCGCACGCCGCGTGGCGTCGCCGAAGGGATCCCGTCCCTGCCAGCCGACGGTCCACAGTCCGAAGGTGAACCTGTCCTCGGGGGTGGGCTGGTAGCTCATGCCGCGGCTCCTTGCTCGCTGAGGCTATTTCGTCATGCCGATTTACAAATTAGTATGCGAGCACCTTCCTGGGAAGAGACAAGGTGTCTCGGGACGAGAGCAAAGGGAGAAGCCCGATGTCAGCAGCCGAGGGTCCGCTCGTCGTCGGCGTGGACTCGTCCACCCAGTCCACCAAGGCGCTGGTCGTCGACGTGGCCACCGGCCGGGTCGTCGCGACCGGCCAGGCACCGCACACCGTTTCCTCGGGGGCCGGGCGGGAGAGCGATCCGCGCCAGTGGTGGGACGCGTTGTGCGAGGCCCTGCGCCAGTGCGGCGAGGCGGCGCACGAGGCCGCCGCGGTGTCGGTCGGCGGGCAGCAGCACGGCTTGGTCACGCTGGACGAGCGCGGTGAGCCGGTCCGTCCGGCCCTGCTGTGGAACGACGTGCGCTCGGCGCCGCAGGCGCGCAGGCTGACCGAGGAACTGGGCGGCGCGAAGTTCTGGGCCGAACGCACCGGCAGTGTCCCCGCCGCCTCCTTCACGGTCACCAAGTGGGCCTGGCTGGCCGAGCACGAGCCGGAGGCGGCGCGCGCCACGAAGGCCGTGCGCCTCCCCCACGACTACCTCACCGAGCGGCTCACCGGGCAGGGTACGACCGACCGCGGCGACGCCTCCGGGACGGGCTGGTGGGCGTCCGGGACGGAGTCGTACGACGAGGAGATCCTGGCGCACGTGGGGCTCGACCCGGCCCTGCTGCCCCGTGTGGTCCGGCCCGGCGAGGTGGCGGGCACGGTGCGCGACAGCCATGATCTGCCGTTCTCCAAGGGCACCCTGGTCGCCCCCGGCACCGGCGACAACGCCGCCGCCGCGCTGGGCCTCGGGCTGCGTCCGGGCATGCCGGTGATGAGCCTCGGCACCTCGGGCACGTTGTACGCGGTGTCGCAGCGGCGGCCCGCCGACCCCAGCGGCACGGTGGCCGGTTTCGCCGACGCCCGGGGCGACTGGCTGCCGCTGGCCTGCACCCTGAACTGCACGCTCGCCGTGGACCGCGTCGCCGCGCTGCT
This region of Streptomyces caelestis genomic DNA includes:
- a CDS encoding SWIM zinc finger family protein — protein: MTRYDGDTERTFAALPPARGRGFAQTWWGQAWLKALEDTALDSAQLKTGRRLARAGAVGAVSVRPGRLTAVVQDRDRTAHRADVLLEELSPGQWDRFLDMAVERAGHVAALLDREMPPHLVEDAAAAGVELLPGLGDLEPECGCGAWDHCGHTAALCYQVARLLDQDPFVLLLMRGRDEATLLNDLQSRSGTSAAERPGQEGVDAAEAYAAGDILPPLPPLPELPDEPGVPPSLDAETPPAPGIDPAALEFLAARTAVQAHRLLAESLRDAAERDAPSEDLTVSEDAVRLAAGEPGPVVADRLAEGSGRGREGLAAAARAWRQGGTTALSVLDEEWKVEGEKLARARAALESAWDADERPELRARGNRWTVVGAPVQLRLGRDGRWWPYHKERGRWLPAGGAAQDPATALTSAQLAAGDGAALSSGQ
- the xylB gene encoding xylulokinase, coding for MSAAEGPLVVGVDSSTQSTKALVVDVATGRVVATGQAPHTVSSGAGRESDPRQWWDALCEALRQCGEAAHEAAAVSVGGQQHGLVTLDERGEPVRPALLWNDVRSAPQARRLTEELGGAKFWAERTGSVPAASFTVTKWAWLAEHEPEAARATKAVRLPHDYLTERLTGQGTTDRGDASGTGWWASGTESYDEEILAHVGLDPALLPRVVRPGEVAGTVRDSHDLPFSKGTLVAPGTGDNAAAALGLGLRPGMPVMSLGTSGTLYAVSQRRPADPSGTVAGFADARGDWLPLACTLNCTLAVDRVAALLGLDREAVEPGTAVTLLPYLDGERTPNLPNASGLLHGLRHDTTAGQLLQAAYDGAVHSLLGALDLVLDQDADPSAPLLLIGGGARGEAWQQTVLRLSGRPVQVPKAKELVALGAAAQAAGVLTGEDPAAVARRWNTAAGPVLDAVERDEETLARIAGVLSDAAPLLERPTDTH
- the xylA gene encoding xylose isomerase, coding for MSYQPTPEDRFTFGLWTVGWQGRDPFGDATRRALDPVETVQRLAELGAHGVTFHDDDLIPFGSSDTEREAHIKRFRQALDATGMKVPMATTNLFTHPVFKDGAFTANDRAVRRYALRKTIRNIDLAVELGAQVYVAWGGREGAESGAAKDVRVALDRMKEAFDLLGEYVTSQGYDLRFAIEPKPNEPRGDILLPTVGHALAFIERLERPELYGVNPEVGHEQMAGLNFPHGIAQALWAGKLFHIDLNGQSGIKYDQDLRFGAGDLRAAFWLVDLLESAGYTGPRHFDFKPPRTEDLDGVWASAAGCMRNYLILKERAAAFRADPEVQEALRAARLDELAQPTAADGLQALLADRSAFEAFDVEAAAARGMAFERLDQLAMDHLLGARG